One genomic segment of Novisyntrophococcus fermenticellae includes these proteins:
- the cls gene encoding cardiolipin synthase: protein MKKFFRLISNRVVLVAVVLFLQLLWFVGIGYFLNDRYIYFDVIINILAIAVVLKLVNQRMNPSYKLTWTLVILSFPIIGLILYVVMGKSRLAKKFYLEYERVLNVQGDILKEKEEDRTALKELNPLVSGQSVYLRDYSDSPLYQNTITGYYRVGEDWFEKYIEELKKAEHYIFLEYFIIAEGYMWDTVLEILVEKASRGVDVRLIYDDFGCITTLPPRYYKSLQAKGIKCAAFNPVRPVLNLILNNRDHRKITVIDGHTAFTGGMNLADEYINQKERFGHWKDSGIYLYGEAVWNFTVMFLRIWSVITNMDCEFEYFRPYNYHLDVFENDGFVQPYGDIPMDNETVGEHVYLNIISQSKDYVYIFTPYLILDNETMKALCLASKRGVDVRIVTPGIPDKKVVFLLTQSYYAELLEAGVRIYQYSPGFLHSKSFVSDDEVAVVGTINLDYRSLYLHFECGVWMYRTRAVSQVKKDFLDTLEVSGEITLDFCKNRSLPVRGAQSILRLIAPLL from the coding sequence ATGAAAAAGTTTTTTCGATTAATTTCCAACAGGGTTGTTCTGGTTGCCGTTGTGTTATTTTTACAGCTGCTGTGGTTTGTGGGGATTGGATATTTTCTAAACGACCGTTATATATACTTTGATGTAATTATCAATATTCTTGCAATAGCAGTTGTACTTAAACTTGTAAACCAGAGGATGAATCCTTCCTACAAACTGACCTGGACCCTTGTTATTTTGTCCTTTCCAATCATAGGACTCATATTATATGTTGTGATGGGGAAGTCAAGACTCGCAAAAAAGTTCTATCTGGAATATGAAAGAGTTCTGAATGTCCAAGGGGATATCCTGAAGGAAAAGGAAGAGGACAGGACGGCACTGAAAGAACTGAATCCGCTTGTTTCCGGACAGTCTGTATATCTTAGGGATTACTCAGATTCCCCCTTGTATCAGAACACAATAACCGGATATTATCGGGTCGGAGAAGACTGGTTTGAAAAATACATAGAAGAACTGAAAAAAGCGGAACATTACATCTTTCTGGAGTATTTTATTATTGCAGAGGGATATATGTGGGATACCGTACTGGAGATTCTGGTTGAGAAAGCTTCCAGGGGGGTAGATGTGAGGCTGATTTATGACGATTTTGGCTGTATCACTACACTGCCGCCGCGATATTACAAGAGCCTGCAGGCCAAAGGAATTAAGTGTGCCGCATTTAATCCGGTACGCCCGGTTCTGAATCTTATATTAAACAACCGGGATCATCGGAAAATAACCGTAATTGACGGACATACTGCATTTACAGGCGGGATGAATCTGGCGGATGAATACATCAACCAGAAGGAACGGTTCGGACACTGGAAGGACTCTGGAATATACCTGTATGGAGAGGCAGTATGGAATTTTACTGTGATGTTTCTTCGGATATGGTCCGTGATAACAAATATGGACTGTGAATTCGAATACTTCCGTCCCTACAATTATCATCTGGATGTCTTTGAAAATGATGGGTTTGTTCAGCCCTATGGTGATATTCCGATGGATAATGAAACGGTGGGGGAGCATGTATATCTGAATATCATTTCACAGTCAAAGGATTATGTCTATATATTCACACCATATTTAATTTTAGATAATGAAACTATGAAGGCATTGTGTCTTGCTTCCAAGCGCGGGGTCGATGTAAGGATTGTAACTCCGGGAATACCGGATAAAAAGGTTGTTTTTTTGCTGACGCAGTCCTATTATGCGGAACTGCTTGAGGCGGGGGTCAGAATCTATCAGTATTCACCGGGATTTCTGCATTCTAAAAGCTTTGTCAGTGATGATGAAGTTGCTGTAGTGGGAACCATTAATCTGGATTACCGCAGCCTGTACTTACACTTTGAATGTGGCGTCTGGATGTATCGCACAAGAGCTGTATCACAGGTAAAGAAGGATTTTCTGGACACATTGGAGGTTTCCGGTGAAATTACTCTTGACTTCTGTAAAAACCGCAGTTTGCCGGTAAGAGGAGCTCAAAGCATACTCCGCCTTATTGCACCTTTGTTATAA
- the rpsU gene encoding 30S ribosomal protein S21 encodes MSNVIVKENETLDSALRRFKRSCAKAGIQQEIRKREHYEKPSVRRKKKSEAARKRKYN; translated from the coding sequence ATGTCAAATGTAATCGTAAAAGAGAACGAGACGTTGGATAGCGCTTTACGCAGATTCAAGCGTAGCTGTGCAAAAGCAGGCATTCAGCAGGAAATTCGCAAGAGAGAACATTACGAGAAACCAAGCGTTCGTCGTAAAAAGAAATCTGAAGCTGCGAGAAAGCGTAAATATAATTAA
- the alaS gene encoding alanine--tRNA ligase — translation MEKYGVNDLRRMFLEFFESKGHLAMKSFSLVPQNDKSLLLINSGMAPLKPYFTGAEIPPRTRVTTCQKCIRTGDIENVGKTARHGTFFEMLGNFSFGDYFKHEAIRWSWEFLTEVVGLDPDRLYPSVYLEDDEAFDIWNKEIGLAPERIFRFGKEDNFWEHGSGPCGPCSEIYYDRGEKYGCGEPGCTVGCECDRYMEVWNNVFTQFNNDGEGNYTELEQKNIDTGMGLERLAVVVQDVDSLFDVDTIEALRNKVCEIAGVIYGTDRETDVSIRLITDHIRSATFMISDGIMPTNEGRGYVLRRLIRRAARHGRLLGISHLFLAKLSDSVIQGSKDGYPELEEKKDFIFNVLNNEEKQFHKTIDQGLRILSEMEEKLTAEGTTTLSGEDAFKLYDTYGFPVDLTKEILEEKNYRIDEEGFRKSMDEQRTRARLARETTNYMGADATVYDQIDPSVTTKFVGYAHLTFTSRVTVLTTETDLADALMEGQKGTIFVEETPFYATMGGQIGDCGTIRTDNGIFEVEETIKLLGGKYGHVGVMKSGMISVSDIAVLEVSTEARRATEQNHSATHLLQKALKKVLGAHVEQKGSLVTPTRLRFDFAHFAAMTAEELDQVEKLVNQEIQAQLEVSTDIMGIEDAKKSGAMALFGEKYGDSVRVVSMGDFSKELCGGTHVHNTGEIILFKIISESGIAAGVRRIEALTGNGVIAYYKQQEGLLGQAARELKCNPSEVAEKITHMQAELKTLNSENESLKSKIAQNSMGDVMNKIQEVSGIKLLAVSVSDVDMNGLRDLGDQLKDKLGEGVVILASAKEGKVSLLAMVTDEAQKRGAHAGKFIKELASVVGGGGGGRPNMAQAGGKDASKIPDAIAKAAEILKKQID, via the coding sequence GTGGAAAAATATGGCGTGAATGATCTCAGAAGAATGTTTCTGGAATTCTTTGAGAGTAAAGGACATCTGGCAATGAAGAGTTTTTCTTTAGTGCCGCAGAATGATAAAAGCTTATTGTTGATTAATTCAGGTATGGCTCCGCTGAAACCATACTTTACGGGAGCGGAGATACCGCCGAGAACCCGGGTTACCACTTGCCAGAAGTGTATCAGGACCGGTGATATTGAAAATGTTGGAAAGACTGCACGTCACGGAACTTTTTTTGAGATGCTTGGGAACTTTTCTTTTGGAGACTATTTTAAACACGAAGCAATCCGATGGTCCTGGGAATTTCTGACGGAGGTAGTAGGCCTTGATCCGGACAGGCTGTATCCTTCCGTGTATCTGGAAGACGATGAGGCATTTGATATATGGAACAAGGAAATCGGCCTTGCGCCGGAAAGAATTTTCCGATTTGGAAAAGAGGATAATTTCTGGGAGCATGGATCCGGTCCCTGTGGCCCCTGCTCCGAGATTTACTACGACCGTGGAGAGAAGTATGGCTGTGGGGAGCCGGGCTGCACAGTTGGATGTGAATGTGATCGGTATATGGAGGTCTGGAATAACGTATTTACACAGTTTAACAATGATGGAGAAGGGAATTATACGGAGTTAGAACAAAAGAACATTGATACAGGGATGGGACTGGAGCGCCTGGCTGTCGTTGTTCAGGATGTGGATTCTCTCTTCGATGTGGATACCATAGAGGCGCTGCGGAACAAAGTCTGTGAAATTGCGGGAGTGATTTATGGTACCGACCGTGAAACAGATGTGTCCATCCGCCTGATTACAGATCACATCCGTTCTGCAACATTTATGATTTCGGATGGAATCATGCCCACGAATGAAGGACGCGGCTATGTACTCCGCCGTTTGATCCGTCGTGCGGCCAGACACGGCAGGCTTCTTGGAATCAGTCATCTGTTTCTTGCAAAGCTCAGCGACTCTGTTATCCAGGGCAGTAAGGATGGATATCCGGAATTGGAAGAGAAAAAGGATTTTATCTTTAACGTATTAAATAACGAGGAAAAACAGTTCCATAAGACGATTGATCAGGGACTGCGTATTCTAAGTGAGATGGAAGAAAAACTGACGGCCGAAGGAACAACCACCTTAAGTGGAGAAGATGCATTCAAATTGTATGATACCTATGGATTCCCTGTGGATTTGACGAAAGAAATTCTGGAAGAAAAGAACTACAGAATTGATGAAGAAGGTTTCAGAAAATCTATGGACGAGCAGCGTACCAGAGCCAGGTTGGCCCGTGAAACAACCAATTATATGGGAGCAGATGCTACTGTCTATGATCAGATTGATCCTTCGGTCACAACGAAATTTGTGGGCTATGCTCACCTGACATTTACATCCAGAGTTACAGTTCTGACGACAGAGACCGATTTGGCAGATGCATTGATGGAAGGTCAGAAAGGCACTATTTTTGTAGAGGAAACCCCCTTCTACGCCACCATGGGCGGACAGATTGGTGACTGTGGTACCATCAGAACAGATAATGGCATCTTTGAAGTAGAAGAAACCATCAAGCTTCTGGGTGGAAAATACGGACACGTAGGCGTTATGAAGAGCGGCATGATTTCTGTTTCAGACATTGCAGTTCTGGAAGTTTCGACGGAAGCCAGACGTGCAACGGAGCAAAATCACAGTGCAACGCATCTCTTGCAGAAAGCCTTGAAAAAGGTTCTGGGCGCTCATGTAGAGCAGAAAGGTTCTCTGGTCACACCTACCAGGCTGCGTTTTGACTTCGCACACTTTGCTGCTATGACGGCGGAAGAGCTGGACCAGGTGGAAAAGCTGGTGAATCAGGAAATTCAGGCACAGCTTGAAGTAAGCACCGACATCATGGGAATTGAAGATGCAAAGAAATCGGGAGCCATGGCTCTGTTTGGTGAAAAATATGGGGACAGCGTCCGCGTTGTATCCATGGGAGACTTTTCAAAGGAACTCTGCGGCGGTACACATGTTCATAATACCGGGGAGATTATACTGTTTAAGATTATCTCAGAATCGGGAATTGCAGCAGGTGTCCGTCGAATTGAGGCATTGACAGGCAACGGTGTTATCGCATACTATAAGCAGCAGGAAGGATTGCTGGGTCAAGCTGCAAGAGAACTGAAGTGTAATCCTTCGGAAGTGGCCGAAAAGATCACTCATATGCAGGCCGAGTTAAAAACTCTGAACAGCGAAAACGAATCTTTGAAGAGTAAAATCGCACAGAACTCCATGGGGGATGTCATGAATAAAATCCAGGAGGTAAGCGGCATAAAACTTCTTGCGGTATCCGTTTCCGATGTGGATATGAATGGCCTTCGCGATTTAGGAGACCAGTTAAAGGATAAGCTTGGCGAAGGGGTTGTGATTCTTGCGTCAGCCAAAGAAGGCAAGGTCAGTCTGCTTGCCATGGTGACCGATGAAGCTCAGAAGAGAGGAGCTCATGCAGGAAAGTTCATCAAGGAACTCGCGTCGGTAGTCGGCGGAGGCGGAGGCGGCCGTCCCAATATGGCACAGGCAGGGGGTAAGGATGCTTCTAAGATTCCAGATGCAATTGCAAAAGCAGCGGAAATTTTGAAAAAGCAGATTGATTGA
- the tyrS gene encoding tyrosine--tRNA ligase: MGIYEELNERGLIAQVTDEKEIKELVNNGKAVFYIGFDPTADSLHVGHFMALCLMKRLQMAGNKPIALLGGGTGMIGDPSGRSDMRQMMTVETIQHNCDRFKEQMSRFIDFSEGKAQLVNNAEWLTNLNYIEFLRDIGPHFSVNRMLTAECYKQRMEKGLSFLEFNYMIMQSFDFYQLFQNYGCNMQFGGDDQWSNMLGGTELIRRKMGKDAYAMTITLLLNSEGKKMGKTQSGAVWLDPDKTSPFDFYQYWRNVSDADVLKCLRMLTFLPIEQIDEMDHWEGSQLNQAKEILAYELTGLVHGEDEAKKAESGSKALFAGGGDSEHMPTEELSDEDFNENSIDIITLLQKAGLVASRSDGRRAVEQGGVTLDGEKVVDIRYTLTRDDFGEEGIIVRKGKKKYKKVCVR; the protein is encoded by the coding sequence ATGGGAATTTATGAAGAACTGAACGAGCGTGGCTTAATTGCCCAAGTTACGGACGAAAAAGAAATCAAAGAATTAGTGAACAATGGGAAAGCAGTATTTTATATCGGATTTGATCCAACCGCAGACAGTCTTCATGTTGGACACTTTATGGCTTTGTGCCTTATGAAGCGCCTGCAGATGGCGGGAAACAAGCCGATTGCCTTGTTAGGTGGTGGTACCGGCATGATTGGAGATCCTTCCGGAAGAAGCGATATGCGTCAGATGATGACAGTAGAAACCATACAGCATAACTGTGACCGGTTTAAAGAGCAGATGAGCCGGTTTATAGATTTCTCTGAGGGGAAGGCACAGCTTGTCAATAACGCCGAATGGCTGACCAATTTAAACTATATTGAGTTTCTTCGGGATATAGGACCTCACTTTTCTGTCAACCGTATGCTTACAGCGGAATGCTATAAACAGAGAATGGAAAAGGGTTTAAGTTTTCTGGAATTTAATTATATGATTATGCAGAGCTTTGATTTTTACCAGTTATTCCAAAACTACGGCTGTAATATGCAATTCGGAGGTGACGACCAGTGGAGTAATATGCTGGGAGGAACAGAATTGATTCGCCGTAAGATGGGTAAGGATGCTTATGCTATGACTATTACGCTGCTGCTGAATTCTGAGGGAAAGAAGATGGGAAAAACCCAGTCCGGTGCTGTTTGGCTGGATCCGGACAAAACTTCTCCATTTGATTTTTATCAGTACTGGAGAAATGTGTCTGACGCTGATGTCTTAAAATGTCTTCGTATGTTGACGTTTCTCCCTATTGAACAGATTGATGAAATGGATCACTGGGAAGGCAGCCAGTTAAATCAGGCAAAGGAGATTCTGGCTTACGAACTGACGGGTCTGGTTCATGGCGAAGACGAGGCGAAAAAGGCCGAAAGCGGATCCAAAGCATTGTTTGCGGGCGGCGGAGATTCGGAACACATGCCGACAGAAGAATTGTCAGACGAAGATTTTAATGAGAACAGTATAGATATCATCACACTGCTTCAAAAAGCCGGTCTGGTTGCAAGCAGAAGTGATGGAAGACGTGCGGTTGAACAGGGAGGCGTAACTCTGGATGGAGAAAAAGTAGTGGATATCAGATATACTCTGACCAGAGATGATTTTGGCGAGGAAGGCATCATTGTACGAAAAGGTAAGAAGAAATACAAAAAAGTTTGCGTCAGATAA
- the rnhA gene encoding ribonuclease HI, translated as MKVNIYTDGAARGNPNGPGGYGCVLQYTDKNGVLHEREFSQGYIKTTNNRMELMAAIVGLEALTRPCEVELYSDSKYVVDAFNQHWIDGWIKKGWKRGKNEPVKNIELWQRLLKAKAPHQVRFHWVKGHDGHEMNERCDQLATSAADGQNLIEDQA; from the coding sequence ATGAAAGTAAATATATATACAGATGGAGCTGCAAGAGGAAATCCGAACGGACCAGGCGGATATGGATGTGTTCTGCAATATACCGATAAGAATGGAGTACTTCATGAACGGGAGTTTTCACAGGGCTATATCAAAACAACCAATAACAGGATGGAGTTAATGGCCGCTATCGTGGGTCTGGAGGCTCTGACACGTCCCTGTGAGGTGGAGTTATATTCGGATTCAAAATACGTAGTAGATGCATTCAATCAGCACTGGATTGACGGATGGATAAAAAAGGGCTGGAAGCGTGGGAAGAATGAGCCGGTGAAGAATATTGAACTCTGGCAGAGACTTCTGAAAGCTAAAGCACCTCATCAGGTTCGGTTTCACTGGGTAAAAGGGCATGATGGACATGAGATGAATGAACGTTGCGACCAGCTTGCCACATCTGCAGCAGATGGGCAGAATCTGATCGAGGATCAGGCATAA
- a CDS encoding MutS-related protein, producing the protein MTEESGLIIIFFIILFVAAAYAFVQNNRARKHFLLRQIQKGWGTLPEREYSYEELESISQYAKRIRKDQFYIDDTTWNDLDMESIFLLLNNTMSSCGEDYLYASLRLPRFDRETLEERERLAEFFRTHETERVALQKIFAKIGKIKDISITEYIYRIGEVERKGRGKYILLALLSLVSIVSLFIQPLFGVVFFLTVTAVNVFIHMKDSVAIEPYFASLSCILRILYASDPLKKLRIPEIEGYLKRIEQDAVSMKGIKKKARMLTNKKGMEDFIALLASYVNSFFLLDFIQFYGALNEYDGHQKEVEELIEQIGILDSAIAIASFREYLPFYTVPEFRADHEVSMDVKDLYHPLVSNPVANSISVSGGTLVTGSNASGKSTFLKNIAVNAILAQTVHTCVASAYYANMFKVMTSMALRDDLQGGESYYIVEIKSIKRILDEAKKGTPMLCIVDEVLRGTNTIERIAASSRILYTLNQPHVLSFAATHDIELSYILEEIYTNFHFEEEICKDDVKFNYLLMPGRATSRNAIALLEMIGYDKGLIKDAREAAEDFETKGVWGNLEGRKD; encoded by the coding sequence ATGACTGAAGAGTCAGGCTTAATAATCATTTTCTTTATTATACTCTTTGTAGCAGCAGCTTATGCGTTTGTTCAGAATAACCGTGCCCGTAAGCACTTTTTGCTCAGGCAGATTCAGAAAGGATGGGGGACACTCCCCGAACGGGAATATAGTTATGAAGAGTTGGAGAGTATATCCCAATATGCGAAACGTATACGTAAAGATCAATTCTATATTGATGATACAACTTGGAATGATTTGGATATGGAGAGCATTTTTCTTCTTTTGAATAACACGATGTCATCCTGTGGGGAGGATTATCTTTATGCCAGCTTAAGACTACCCAGATTTGACAGAGAAACACTTGAAGAACGCGAACGGTTGGCGGAGTTCTTTCGTACGCATGAGACGGAACGTGTTGCATTACAGAAGATCTTTGCAAAAATTGGAAAGATAAAAGATATATCAATTACAGAGTATATTTACCGCATCGGTGAGGTAGAGCGTAAGGGCAGGGGAAAGTACATTTTATTGGCTTTACTGTCTTTGGTTTCTATTGTGTCGCTGTTTATACAGCCATTGTTTGGTGTGGTATTCTTTCTGACGGTGACTGCTGTTAACGTCTTTATTCATATGAAAGACAGTGTGGCAATAGAGCCATATTTTGCAAGTCTGTCCTGTATTCTCAGAATTTTATATGCCTCTGATCCGCTGAAGAAATTAAGGATTCCGGAGATTGAAGGTTATCTGAAGCGGATTGAACAGGATGCGGTATCCATGAAAGGAATTAAAAAGAAGGCCAGAATGCTTACAAATAAAAAGGGAATGGAGGATTTTATTGCCCTGCTGGCCTCCTATGTCAATAGCTTTTTTCTATTGGATTTTATCCAGTTTTATGGAGCCCTGAACGAATATGACGGCCATCAAAAGGAAGTGGAAGAGCTGATCGAACAAATCGGGATTCTGGACAGTGCCATAGCCATAGCTTCCTTCCGCGAGTACCTGCCCTTCTATACAGTGCCTGAATTTCGGGCAGATCACGAGGTGTCGATGGATGTGAAAGACCTGTACCATCCGCTTGTATCCAATCCTGTTGCCAACAGTATTTCGGTATCAGGAGGAACGCTGGTTACCGGTTCCAATGCATCAGGTAAATCCACCTTTTTGAAAAATATCGCAGTTAATGCCATTCTTGCACAGACGGTTCATACCTGTGTGGCCTCAGCATATTATGCAAATATGTTTAAAGTGATGACGTCTATGGCACTGCGGGATGATCTTCAGGGCGGAGAAAGCTATTACATTGTGGAAATTAAATCCATCAAGCGGATACTGGATGAGGCAAAAAAAGGAACTCCTATGCTTTGCATCGTGGATGAAGTGTTAAGAGGAACCAATACAATTGAGAGAATCGCAGCATCTTCCAGAATCCTTTATACACTGAATCAGCCGCATGTGTTGTCATTTGCTGCGACACATGATATTGAATTATCCTATATACTGGAAGAAATTTATACAAATTTTCATTTTGAAGAAGAAATTTGTAAAGATGATGTGAAGTTCAATTATCTTCTGATGCCGGGAAGAGCGACCAGCAGAAATGCAATTGCACTGCTGGAGATGATCGGTTATGATAAAGGGCTTATAAAGGATGCCAGAGAGGCGGCAGAGGACTTTGAGACGAAGGGTGTATGGGGAAATCTGGAAGGAAGGAAAGACTGA
- a CDS encoding SpaA isopeptide-forming pilin-related protein: protein MKRRMVFILMFLLLCGLIPESMVVYGDVAKSGSAGIITRGERIPYPEAMGGGWATFYYYLDGNLVYCLEPPKSSHPSGTELTINPLAGNEQLAKALYYGYGGPEDCTDAFMGWADTSLRYLFTHIAASYAYCGWDAFKGCTQEQLEACGVWSYIQYLDALPPVPDVSLQFTNSDLKAYLDQSIQRTEAITLNGDYRNSVQITLPKGVTLHNITQNTTTEDKAVLHGGDSFYVSAPLTMTGGYQSGALYGSLDNSWKIIITSDGGTAQTMGGVMVFNEEPELVQLSVSWLEMTQVELVKTDAETGNPLGGAVYGIYTDESCQNLLMELNPTDQEGKTSSGMFVCSQSYYYAKEILAPEGYVLDTQVYTVNTFPGKVSQIQVTDQQKRGRIEIQKHGEQLCTFGKDYLYEDNTLEGAKFQITAAEDIYRLAHQTGDDKNRTFAEYKGKKLMKGTVLDTITTDQKGKAEISELPLGLYQLEETEAPEGFVRLKEPVILEVKAGAQEEPIAIVSYDCSNERQRVSLSLEKSDKESGELLEGAVFGVYADQDYKDAGGNIVISKDTLIQQKTTDREGKLQFDADMLPGQYYVCEIEAPKGYKKDETHHQVNLTGEQTEEVIEVHLEIKNEQEEVPEITSVPTETPKETPSATKREPVKTSDTTNHMAAVLTSVLSAGFCIGFIVIKLFQRKKHSTDC, encoded by the coding sequence ATGAAAAGACGAATGGTTTTTATTTTGATGTTTCTGTTATTGTGCGGCCTGATTCCGGAATCAATGGTAGTTTATGGTGACGTTGCCAAGTCAGGCAGTGCAGGTATCATAACCCGGGGAGAGCGGATTCCTTATCCAGAGGCCATGGGAGGCGGATGGGCTACATTCTACTACTATCTGGACGGGAATCTCGTGTATTGTCTGGAGCCGCCGAAAAGCAGTCATCCCAGTGGAACAGAGCTGACAATTAATCCTTTGGCGGGGAATGAACAGCTTGCGAAGGCGTTGTATTATGGCTATGGCGGTCCGGAGGACTGTACGGATGCCTTTATGGGCTGGGCGGATACAAGTCTTCGGTATCTGTTTACCCATATTGCAGCTTCATACGCTTATTGCGGCTGGGATGCATTTAAAGGTTGTACACAGGAACAATTGGAGGCTTGTGGGGTCTGGAGCTATATTCAATATCTGGATGCCCTGCCGCCTGTTCCGGATGTATCACTTCAATTCACAAATTCTGATTTAAAAGCTTATCTGGATCAATCAATACAGAGAACAGAAGCCATAACACTTAATGGTGATTATCGAAACTCTGTTCAGATAACACTTCCCAAGGGAGTTACACTTCATAACATCACCCAAAACACAACAACTGAAGATAAAGCGGTTCTCCATGGCGGGGATTCCTTCTACGTTTCTGCACCATTAACGATGACTGGGGGCTACCAGAGCGGAGCACTGTATGGCAGTCTGGATAATAGCTGGAAAATAATTATAACATCGGATGGGGGTACAGCACAGACGATGGGCGGAGTTATGGTATTTAACGAAGAGCCGGAGTTGGTACAGCTTTCTGTCAGCTGGCTGGAGATGACACAGGTCGAACTGGTTAAGACAGATGCCGAAACAGGGAATCCGCTCGGAGGAGCAGTCTATGGAATCTATACGGATGAATCATGTCAAAATCTTTTAATGGAGCTGAATCCTACAGATCAAGAGGGAAAAACTTCTTCAGGCATGTTTGTCTGCAGCCAGTCATATTATTATGCAAAAGAAATTCTTGCTCCGGAAGGCTATGTTCTGGATACACAGGTATATACAGTAAATACTTTTCCGGGAAAAGTCAGCCAAATTCAGGTAACAGACCAACAGAAGCGGGGAAGAATCGAAATCCAAAAGCATGGTGAACAACTTTGCACATTTGGGAAGGATTACCTTTATGAAGACAACACACTGGAAGGAGCAAAGTTTCAGATTACAGCAGCTGAGGACATCTATAGACTGGCTCATCAGACCGGAGACGATAAAAATCGCACTTTTGCTGAATATAAGGGTAAAAAGCTGATGAAAGGTACAGTACTTGACACGATTACAACGGATCAGAAGGGAAAGGCTGAGATATCGGAACTCCCTCTTGGACTCTATCAACTGGAAGAAACAGAGGCTCCGGAAGGGTTTGTGCGGTTAAAAGAACCTGTGATACTGGAAGTAAAGGCCGGTGCTCAGGAAGAGCCTATTGCTATTGTTTCTTATGACTGTTCAAATGAACGTCAAAGGGTCAGTCTTTCGTTGGAAAAAAGTGATAAAGAGAGTGGGGAACTTCTGGAAGGTGCGGTTTTCGGAGTCTACGCAGATCAGGATTATAAAGATGCCGGAGGAAACATTGTGATTAGCAAAGATACCCTGATTCAGCAAAAGACAACGGATAGGGAAGGTAAACTTCAGTTTGATGCGGATATGCTTCCGGGACAGTACTATGTTTGTGAAATCGAAGCACCAAAAGGTTATAAAAAAGACGAAACACATCATCAGGTAAATCTGACAGGAGAGCAGACTGAAGAAGTGATAGAGGTGCATCTGGAGATTAAGAATGAGCAGGAAGAGGTACCGGAGATTACTTCCGTACCAACCGAAACTCCAAAGGAGACACCTTCCGCGACAAAGCGTGAGCCGGTTAAAACCAGTGATACAACGAATCATATGGCTGCTGTGTTGACCTCCGTTTTAAGTGCAGGATTTTGTATCGGATTTATTGTGATCAAACTATTTCAGAGAAAAAAACATTCCACTGACTGTTAA
- a CDS encoding YihY/virulence factor BrkB family protein, translated as MKKLIKDVLGFMNRMNEDNVGAFAAQAAFFILLSFIPILLLLMTLIQYTRISRDVAAASLMHIVPVEFKTLVSGIITEVYEKSTTVVPVTAVATLWSAGKGINALTNGFNNVYHVKETRNYISGRVRAAFYTLVFVVAVIASLVLMVFGNTIQKALVKYHPVFAQITSFILGMRTMIMIVALMLVFLFLYKFIPNRKASFRSQLPGAMISSVAWAIFSLGFSIYLEVFPGFSNMYGSLTTIVIVMLWMYFCMYIILIGAEINAYFEDRLRSLHDAARQRIREEYQNLIDAKDSDDN; from the coding sequence ATGAAGAAACTGATAAAAGATGTTCTGGGATTCATGAACAGAATGAATGAAGATAATGTTGGGGCGTTTGCGGCACAGGCGGCCTTCTTTATTTTGCTGTCCTTTATTCCCATCCTTTTGCTCCTGATGACACTGATACAGTATACCCGGATTTCCAGGGATGTAGCGGCTGCATCACTGATGCATATTGTTCCGGTGGAATTTAAAACTCTGGTATCCGGGATTATTACAGAGGTATATGAAAAGTCAACGACAGTGGTTCCTGTGACGGCTGTGGCTACATTATGGTCTGCGGGAAAAGGAATTAATGCACTTACGAATGGTTTTAACAACGTTTATCATGTTAAGGAGACACGTAATTACATCAGTGGAAGAGTCCGTGCGGCATTTTATACCTTGGTGTTTGTTGTAGCGGTCATTGCTTCTCTGGTTTTGATGGTATTCGGAAACACGATTCAAAAGGCACTTGTGAAGTACCATCCTGTATTCGCACAGATCACTTCCTTTATTCTCGGCATGCGTACGATGATCATGATTGTGGCACTGATGCTGGTATTTCTGTTTTTATATAAATTTATTCCAAACAGAAAAGCCTCCTTCAGAAGCCAGCTTCCGGGTGCTATGATTTCTTCGGTAGCCTGGGCAATTTTTTCACTTGGATTTTCCATTTATCTGGAGGTGTTTCCGGGTTTTTCCAATATGTACGGGAGTCTTACAACAATTGTAATAGTCATGCTGTGGATGTATTTCTGCATGTACATTATTCTGATTGGTGCAGAGATCAACGCCTACTTCGAGGACAGGCTCAGAAGTCTTCATGATGCGGCCCGGCAGCGGATTCGGGAGGAATATCAAAATCTGATAGACGCTAAAGATTCGGATGATAATTAA